One window of Microcoleus vaginatus PCC 9802 genomic DNA carries:
- a CDS encoding EamA family transporter, producing the protein MSWLILGILTAFFEAVKDVFGKQNLKKSDEYVVAWSLSFFSVICLLPWVLYTGIPPLNSQFWLALLIGGSINAVTALLYIKAIKVSDLSLTLPMVALTPLFMLVTSPLIVGEYPKFFDYIGILLIVAGSYLLNIKEKSKGYLAPFKALLDEPGPKLMLIVAVLWSIAANFDKIGVTNSNPIFWVFSLFGTMSVLLLPVLLHKTPNPGRQIFKQLPMLAAMGFFNAIGIIFQMQALTLAFVVQVIAIKRTSVLMGVLFGHFLFKEKDIQQRFLGAGIMILGVLFISL; encoded by the coding sequence ATGAGTTGGTTGATTTTGGGAATTTTGACCGCTTTTTTTGAAGCTGTCAAAGACGTTTTTGGCAAACAAAACCTCAAAAAAAGTGACGAATATGTCGTCGCTTGGTCTCTCTCATTTTTTTCAGTCATCTGTTTGCTTCCCTGGGTATTATATACAGGAATTCCGCCATTAAACTCTCAATTTTGGCTCGCCCTATTAATCGGAGGTAGCATCAACGCTGTCACAGCCCTCCTCTACATCAAAGCCATCAAAGTATCAGATTTATCCCTGACACTACCGATGGTAGCTTTGACACCATTATTCATGTTGGTAACTTCACCGTTAATTGTCGGTGAATATCCCAAATTTTTTGATTATATTGGCATTTTACTAATCGTAGCAGGCTCTTATTTATTAAATATCAAAGAGAAATCTAAAGGATATTTAGCCCCATTCAAAGCACTGCTGGATGAACCCGGACCCAAGTTGATGTTAATCGTCGCAGTACTATGGAGTATTGCCGCAAATTTTGACAAAATAGGAGTTACAAATTCCAACCCTATTTTTTGGGTATTCTCTTTGTTTGGTACTATGAGTGTGTTGCTACTGCCAGTTTTATTGCACAAAACCCCAAATCCAGGGCGACAAATTTTCAAACAATTACCAATGCTAGCTGCTATGGGGTTTTTCAATGCTATTGGAATAATTTTTCAAATGCAAGCTTTGACATTAGCTTTCGTAGTGCAAGTGATCGCGATTAAGCGTACTAGCGTGTTAATGGGTGTATTGTTCGGTCATTTCCTTTTTAAGGAAAAAGATATTCAACAAAGATTCTTAGGGGCGGGAATCATGATTTTGGGAGTTTTATTTATCAGTTTATAG
- a CDS encoding tetratricopeptide repeat protein, with protein sequence MPESTSLRDRYLALIDKIVEITLKGQIRSKEQVYQMLVQDISTGTGEIFERCFGERLDAAENQVRNEKDEIKQAKANRTLRSLKTIQGEWERWQKDNRVDRAIASSIQQIVTAESNARLLALLQVIDPNKEHPLTLAQLQQLAKSLHQQMLQTANPETEQDLQQITAGIAKGLESWQRLEPELVGWIYQPQQLGFAGSPEQNGPWAFWAKKVNSPFPQALLNTIAVGESVVQFAAQQSSLDLGILVEVAIILQCLQRALATWFDKQVYDSKVSTKASISTYITFAVIWSQLASGFNNSTKSGEQLANACFQVTLQILRAFSQREYFPLYGGIFASFDGKALRHTLDYLDEPLRRVEGTQAKARILTLLGYSMQAAGAYERSILLHKQALEIARTEGDKACEVANLNHISRNYVAQKNYQEAINYSQRALIMARQAGERQGEANALANLGYSEVFQARQLEEVEPEVYESAIGYLEQGLLLSEKLGDRQSQAFCSSSLGLAKIALENAEAAIEYLLKGWQAAQFSGDLYLQGLNLAYLAQAYYRTNSLEKAIFAGSLGMYTLEQIGAMEWRQSAGLLTILRGQMGAESFKQSLAKSRANIIPAIGVDGYDYIPELLEKYQQSI encoded by the coding sequence ATGCCTGAATCTACCTCATTGCGCGATCGCTACCTAGCCCTAATCGACAAAATTGTCGAAATCACCCTCAAAGGTCAAATTCGCTCCAAAGAACAAGTTTATCAAATGCTGGTGCAAGACATTAGTACCGGTACTGGCGAAATCTTTGAACGCTGTTTCGGCGAACGCCTTGATGCCGCCGAAAATCAAGTCAGAAATGAAAAAGACGAAATCAAACAAGCAAAGGCAAATCGCACCCTGCGATCTCTCAAAACCATCCAAGGAGAATGGGAACGCTGGCAGAAAGATAACCGCGTCGATCGCGCAATTGCATCCTCAATCCAACAAATCGTTACCGCCGAATCTAACGCCCGCCTCCTGGCATTATTGCAAGTAATCGATCCGAATAAAGAACATCCGCTGACTCTGGCTCAATTGCAGCAATTGGCAAAATCCCTACACCAACAAATGCTGCAAACTGCCAATCCCGAAACCGAACAAGATTTGCAGCAAATCACCGCTGGTATTGCCAAAGGTTTAGAATCTTGGCAGCGTTTGGAACCGGAACTTGTGGGCTGGATTTATCAGCCGCAGCAGCTAGGATTTGCCGGTAGTCCCGAACAAAATGGGCCTTGGGCTTTTTGGGCAAAAAAAGTTAACAGTCCCTTTCCCCAGGCTCTTTTGAATACTATTGCAGTCGGTGAATCTGTAGTTCAATTCGCCGCCCAGCAATCGAGTTTAGATTTAGGCATCTTGGTGGAAGTGGCGATTATTTTGCAGTGCTTGCAACGGGCGTTGGCGACATGGTTTGATAAGCAAGTTTATGATTCCAAAGTTTCAACAAAAGCTTCAATTTCTACTTACATTACTTTTGCGGTAATTTGGAGTCAGCTAGCTAGTGGGTTTAATAATTCTACCAAGAGTGGCGAGCAGTTGGCAAATGCTTGTTTTCAAGTAACTTTGCAAATTTTGCGCGCTTTTTCCCAGCGGGAATACTTTCCGCTTTACGGGGGAATTTTTGCTTCGTTTGATGGTAAAGCGCTGCGGCATACTTTGGATTATTTAGACGAACCGCTGCGGCGAGTTGAAGGCACTCAAGCGAAAGCTCGGATTCTGACGCTTTTGGGTTATTCGATGCAGGCGGCTGGGGCCTACGAGCGATCGATCTTGCTGCACAAGCAAGCGCTGGAAATTGCCCGTACCGAAGGAGACAAAGCTTGCGAAGTTGCCAATCTCAATCACATCAGCCGCAACTATGTTGCTCAAAAAAATTATCAGGAAGCGATTAATTACAGCCAGCGGGCTTTAATTATGGCACGACAAGCGGGAGAAAGGCAAGGCGAGGCAAATGCCCTGGCTAATTTGGGTTACAGCGAAGTGTTTCAAGCGCGGCAGTTGGAGGAGGTGGAACCGGAGGTTTACGAGAGTGCGATCGGTTATTTGGAACAAGGTTTGTTGCTATCAGAAAAATTGGGCGATCGCCAAAGTCAAGCTTTTTGTTCCAGCAGTCTGGGTCTTGCTAAAATCGCCCTGGAAAATGCTGAAGCTGCGATCGAATATTTGCTCAAAGGTTGGCAAGCTGCTCAATTCTCAGGGGATTTATATTTGCAAGGTCTGAATTTGGCTTACTTGGCTCAAGCTTATTACAGAACCAACTCACTAGAAAAAGCGATATTTGCGGGCAGTTTGGGGATGTATACTTTGGAGCAAATTGGAGCGATGGAGTGGCGTCAATCGGCTGGTTTGTTGACAATTTTGCGGGGTCAAATGGGGGCGGAATCTTTTAAACAATCTTTGGCGAAAAGTCGAGCGAATATCATTCCGGCGATCGGTGTTGACGGCTACGATTACATCCCGGAGTTGCTGGAAAAATATCAGCAATCTATTTAA
- a CDS encoding L,D-transpeptidase has translation MVKSKFLFNKLIVLSLSAAALSVGLQQQATAEVVANSSNSAIAAQRPTSETKLPNLGTPELPPLGEPFRYIPQEPKPAVNPIEEVRLVLKLRERRVYVYRQNKVQASFPVAVGKGGWETPTGNFKVMQMIKDPVWQNPWTGELIPAGPDNPLGSRWMGFWTDGKNVIGFHGTPNPESIGGAASHGCVRMFDKDAQALFEKVAVGTPVIVEH, from the coding sequence ATGGTGAAGAGCAAATTTTTGTTTAACAAGTTAATTGTACTGAGCTTGAGTGCAGCCGCGCTGTCGGTCGGCCTACAGCAGCAGGCGACGGCCGAAGTGGTGGCTAATTCAAGTAATAGTGCGATCGCAGCGCAGCGGCCCACATCCGAGACAAAATTGCCGAATCTCGGAACCCCAGAACTGCCGCCCCTGGGAGAACCATTTCGTTATATTCCCCAGGAACCAAAACCTGCGGTAAATCCTATTGAGGAAGTGCGTTTAGTGCTGAAATTGCGAGAACGCCGCGTCTATGTTTACCGACAAAATAAGGTGCAAGCCAGTTTCCCGGTTGCTGTGGGAAAAGGCGGGTGGGAAACTCCTACAGGCAATTTTAAAGTTATGCAAATGATCAAAGATCCAGTTTGGCAAAATCCTTGGACAGGAGAACTTATTCCTGCTGGGCCCGACAATCCATTAGGGAGTAGGTGGATGGGGTTTTGGACGGATGGCAAGAATGTGATTGGTTTTCATGGTACTCCGAATCCAGAGTCGATCGGGGGGGCGGCTTCTCACGGCTGCGTCAGAATGTTTGATAAAGACGCACAGGCTTTATTTGAGAAAGTCGCAGTTGGCACACCGGTGATTGTGGAGCATTAA
- a CDS encoding autotransporter: MRLQNIKLLTGATLSVVISAVSVHPAMANPATQIAQTQTTTTANTRTIVGFVKSIVGDVVTIREESAPYRTLRIQRCVLRIIGLVPGMKVRATVAGSQIQNIAVIPDYKVVATTVARPATPAPAPRPAPEPAPRPAPRPAPAPAPIPAPRPIPAPRQAPAPVRGLW; the protein is encoded by the coding sequence ATGCGTCTTCAGAACATCAAATTATTGACAGGTGCAACACTGTCGGTGGTAATTTCGGCGGTCTCAGTACATCCTGCGATGGCTAACCCTGCAACTCAAATAGCCCAAACGCAAACCACCACCACAGCAAACACTAGAACCATTGTCGGTTTTGTCAAAAGTATTGTCGGCGACGTAGTAACTATTCGCGAAGAAAGCGCGCCGTACAGGACTCTCAGGATTCAAAGATGCGTCCTGAGAATTATTGGCTTAGTACCGGGAATGAAAGTCAGAGCTACCGTCGCCGGATCTCAGATACAAAATATCGCGGTGATCCCCGATTATAAGGTGGTAGCCACAACGGTTGCTCGTCCCGCGACCCCAGCACCGGCACCGCGTCCGGCTCCTGAACCGGCACCGCGTCCGGCTCCTCGTCCGGCTCCGGCTCCGGCTCCGATTCCGGCTCCCCGTCCAATTCC
- a CDS encoding ABC transporter ATP-binding protein, giving the protein MQHSSPTTTQSILLELKNVSVSYGGIQAIQNINLTINAGEVVSLIGANGAGKSTTLRAISKIVNLRQGQIIYSGRDISRRQAHEVVKLGIAHSPEGRRVLAQQTVLSNLELGAYIRSDSAAVKADLERQFEIFPRLAERRRQLAGTLSGGEQQMLAIARALMSRPKLLLLDEPSLGLAPAIVKEIFAIIQNLRSTGVTILLVEQNASLALQIADRGYVLEAGNITLTGIGTDLLNDERVRSAYLG; this is encoded by the coding sequence ATGCAACATAGCTCACCCACAACCACCCAAAGCATCCTCTTAGAACTCAAAAATGTTTCTGTAAGTTATGGGGGAATTCAAGCGATACAAAATATTAATCTCACGATTAATGCAGGCGAGGTTGTCAGTCTCATCGGTGCCAACGGTGCGGGCAAAAGTACCACCCTGAGAGCGATTTCTAAAATAGTTAATTTGCGGCAAGGACAAATTATTTATAGCGGGCGCGATATTAGCCGCCGCCAAGCTCACGAAGTTGTGAAATTGGGAATCGCCCACAGTCCAGAAGGGCGGCGGGTTTTGGCGCAGCAAACGGTGTTGAGTAACTTGGAATTGGGGGCCTATATTCGATCGGACTCGGCCGCAGTAAAAGCCGATTTAGAGCGCCAATTTGAGATATTTCCGCGCCTAGCAGAAAGGCGTCGCCAGCTAGCAGGAACTCTCAGCGGCGGGGAACAGCAAATGCTGGCGATCGCCCGCGCTCTGATGAGTCGCCCGAAGCTGCTATTATTAGACGAGCCTAGTTTAGGCTTAGCACCTGCGATCGTCAAAGAAATTTTTGCAATTATTCAAAACCTCCGCTCAACAGGCGTTACAATTCTCTTAGTCGAACAAAACGCCAGTTTAGCACTGCAAATTGCCGATCGGGGTTACGTACTAGAAGCTGGTAATATTACCCTCACAGGTATTGGAACGGATTTGCTAAACGACGAGCGAGTCAGGAGCGCATATTTAGGATGA
- a CDS encoding ABC transporter ATP-binding protein — MISEPLTLSTSNPVLAAQGLTRRFGGLIAVNNVSFTVEKHEIFGLIGPNGAGKTTLFNLMTGLIPASSGNLIYQNENISQLKPYQIANKGIARTFQNIRLFGELSALENVAIARHIHSRSGNPVLSVLAGIFGLPASNAMERQTQRKALELLDLVGLGDRAGEQAKNLPYGDQRRLEIARALALEPQILLLDEPAAGMNPNEKHKLSQFIREVRQQFNLTVILIEHHVPLVMGLCDRIAVLHFGQLIALGKPAVVRNDPAVIEAYLGDET; from the coding sequence ATGATTTCCGAACCCCTTACCCTCTCAACAAGCAATCCTGTTTTAGCAGCCCAAGGATTAACTCGTCGTTTTGGTGGTTTAATTGCTGTAAACAACGTATCTTTTACAGTTGAAAAACACGAAATTTTTGGATTAATCGGTCCTAACGGCGCGGGCAAGACAACTCTATTTAATCTAATGACTGGACTGATACCTGCTTCTAGTGGCAACCTGATTTATCAAAATGAAAATATTTCCCAATTGAAGCCTTATCAAATTGCTAATAAAGGTATTGCCAGAACTTTTCAAAATATCCGGTTGTTTGGGGAACTTTCTGCCCTAGAAAATGTGGCGATCGCCAGACACATCCACAGTCGATCGGGCAATCCAGTTTTATCGGTGCTGGCGGGGATTTTCGGCTTGCCAGCATCTAACGCAATGGAACGCCAAACCCAGCGAAAAGCCTTAGAATTGTTGGATTTAGTCGGATTGGGCGATCGCGCGGGCGAACAAGCCAAAAACTTGCCCTACGGCGACCAGAGGCGCTTAGAAATTGCCCGCGCTTTAGCCTTAGAACCGCAAATACTTTTGTTAGATGAACCTGCAGCAGGGATGAATCCCAATGAAAAGCACAAATTAAGCCAATTTATCCGAGAAGTACGCCAACAATTCAATTTAACTGTAATATTGATCGAGCATCATGTACCGCTAGTTATGGGGTTGTGCGATCGAATTGCCGTCTTGCATTTCGGTCAGCTTATTGCTTTGGGAAAACCTGCTGTTGTGAGGAATGACCCGGCGGTGATTGAGGCTTATTTGGGAGATGAAACGTAA